The sequence AGGGCTCAGAAGGTGAGCTTCCAGCTGTCGATGTAGCCGGTGTCCTGCGCGGCCACGTCCTGCACCCGCAGCTTCCAGGTGCCGTTGGCGGTCTCGCTCGACGCGTTGACCGGGTAGGTCGCGATGACGTTGTCGGCCGAGTCGCCGCTGCTGGAGTTCTTCAGCCGGTAGGCGGTCCCGTCGGGGGCGAGGAGGTCGATGACCACGTCGCCGCGATAGGTGTGCTTGATGTCGACGCCCACCTGGAGCGCGGCGGGGGCGTTGCCGGTACGGCCGGTGACCGCGATCGACGAGGTCACCGCGGCCCCGTTGTCGGGGACGGCCACATCGGTGGCGTTGCTGAAGACGCCTTCACCCGTGGGCGGTTCGCCGGTCCCGGCGGACAGGGTCCAGATCGCGTGGGCGATGGCGTCGCTGTTGCGGTCGAGGGCCGTGTCGTTGATGTTGCTCGTGTTGTCGCAGGACGAGTGGTAGCAGCGGTCGAAGGCCTGTCCCGCCGTGCCGCCCCACTTCTGGGCCTGGGCGGCGGTCTTGGTGTAGTCCGCGCCCGAGAACAGTCCGCCGACGGGTATGCCCACGTTCTTGAACGGGGCGTGGTCGGAGCGGCCGTCCCCTTCCGTCTCTATCTCGGTGGGTATGGAGAGACCGGCGTAGTAGTCCTTGAAGGTCTTCTCGATGACCGGGTCGTCGTCGTAGACGAAGTAACCGGCGTTGGGCGAGCCGATCATGTCGAAGTTGAGGTAGCCGGAGAGCTTGGAACGCTCGGTGGAGGGCAGGTTGTTGACGTAGTACCGCGACCCGACGAGGCCGAGTTCCTCCGCGCCCCACCAGGCGAAGCGCAGGTGCTTGTCCGGCTGGAGCTGGGCCCGGGAGACGGCCAGTGCCGTTTCGAGCACGGCGGCGGAGCCGGAGCCGTTGTCGTTGATGCCGGCGCCGGAGGTCACCGAGTCCAGATGGGCCCCGGCCATGAGGACCTTGTTCGCGTCCCCGCCGGGCCAGTCGGCGATGAGGTTGTAGCCGACGGCACCGCCCGAGGTGAACTGCTGGAGGGACGTGGTGTATCCGGCCGCGTCCAGCTTGGCCTTCACATAGTCGATGGACGCCTTGTAGCCGGGTCGGCCGTGGGCGCGGTTGCCAC is a genomic window of Streptomyces sp. NBC_01237 containing:
- a CDS encoding M28 family metallopeptidase, whose product is MSLNRFALRRSPALPAAAALALGALLATAAPAAQAAGTTAAPAAVAAPDIPLANVKAHLTQFQSIATANGGNRAHGRPGYKASIDYVKAKLDAAGYTTSLQQFTSGGAVGYNLIADWPGGDANKVLMAGAHLDSVTSGAGINDNGSGSAAVLETALAVSRAQLQPDKHLRFAWWGAEELGLVGSRYYVNNLPSTERSKLSGYLNFDMIGSPNAGYFVYDDDPVIEKTFKDYYAGLSIPTEIETEGDGRSDHAPFKNVGIPVGGLFSGADYTKTAAQAQKWGGTAGQAFDRCYHSSCDNTSNINDTALDRNSDAIAHAIWTLSAGTGEPPTGEGVFSNATDVAVPDNGAAVTSSIAVTGRTGNAPAALQVGVDIKHTYRGDVVIDLLAPDGTAYRLKNSSSGDSADNVIATYPVNASSETANGTWKLRVQDVAAQDTGYIDSWKLTF